The Desmonostoc muscorum LEGE 12446 genome includes a region encoding these proteins:
- a CDS encoding Uma2 family endonuclease → MSQTTSRVRWTIQDVAALPDNEWIRYEIIDGELFVTRSPHHKHQHVIGCIFSVLNTWSIDSGLGEPSIMPGLIFSDSDNVAPDVVWVSYERLAQIQDEAGHFHGAPELVVEVLSKGKANVDRDRLAKLKLYSVQGVQEYWIVDRIAQRIEVYRRDNAQLKLVTTLLVDDVITSPLLPNFACEVARLFVSRG, encoded by the coding sequence ATGAGTCAGACTACAAGCAGAGTTCGCTGGACAATTCAAGATGTTGCAGCATTACCTGATAACGAATGGATTCGTTATGAGATTATTGATGGAGAATTGTTTGTCACTCGATCGCCCCACCATAAACATCAGCACGTGATTGGATGTATCTTTTCAGTGCTAAACACTTGGTCTATAGATAGTGGTTTGGGAGAACCCTCCATTATGCCAGGACTGATTTTTTCGGACTCTGATAATGTCGCTCCCGATGTGGTGTGGGTGAGTTACGAACGATTGGCTCAAATTCAAGATGAAGCGGGGCATTTTCACGGAGCGCCGGAACTGGTGGTGGAAGTGCTATCAAAAGGAAAAGCAAATGTTGACCGCGATCGCTTAGCTAAGTTGAAATTGTATTCGGTTCAGGGAGTGCAGGAGTATTGGATTGTCGATCGCATCGCTCAAAGAATTGAAGTCTATCGACGGGACAATGCTCAGTTAAAATTGGTTACGACATTGCTAGTAGATGATGTGATTACATCGCCATTGCTGCCTAACTTTGCCTGTGAAGTAGCACGTCTTTTTGTGTCACGAGGTTAG
- a CDS encoding type II toxin-antitoxin system YoeB family toxin, whose translation MHLQKRSFQAFINHTNRLVYAVDDEYLTIIACRYHYCD comes from the coding sequence GTGCATTTGCAAAAGAGGTCATTTCAGGCTTTTATTAATCATACGAATCGGTTAGTTTATGCGGTGGATGATGAGTATTTAACGATTATTGCTTGTCGATACCACTATTGTGATTGA